Proteins from one Chroococcidiopsis sp. CCMEE 29 genomic window:
- a CDS encoding MraY family glycosyltransferase yields MPYQLYHLIAFLVSAVVVLWTTPVVKTIGIKSGRVDQPGGRKVHQRPMVRLGGVSIFVGTLIALLTVWWSGGFGILPIEKEWEVWGVTLGGLAFFLIGLADDLFSLSPFIRLLMQATVAAVAWWMGVQIDFLNVPFDGLVQMGWLSLPITVIWLVGMANAINWIDGLDGLAAGVSGIAAVVMLVVTLFMQQPAAGLIAAALAGGALGFLRYNFNPAQIFMGDGGAYFMGFTLAGVGVIGLVKSTAVTAVLLPYLILAVPIVDMSAVILARLRHGKSPFVADKRHLHHRLLQAGLSQRLAVLFIYSLTLWVGSLALAFAGVPSGIAYAFGATSLVSYTSWQVWKQAR; encoded by the coding sequence ATGCCTTATCAGCTTTATCATCTGATTGCCTTTTTGGTGTCTGCCGTAGTTGTCCTCTGGACTACACCGGTTGTTAAAACCATTGGCATCAAAAGTGGACGCGTGGATCAACCCGGTGGGCGAAAAGTTCATCAACGTCCGATGGTGCGCCTGGGAGGAGTTTCAATCTTTGTAGGCACTTTAATCGCCCTACTGACTGTTTGGTGGTCAGGGGGATTTGGGATTTTGCCGATTGAGAAAGAATGGGAAGTGTGGGGTGTCACACTAGGTGGCTTAGCCTTCTTCCTGATTGGCTTAGCCGACGACCTATTTAGCCTGTCCCCGTTTATTCGCTTGCTCATGCAAGCAACCGTTGCCGCCGTAGCATGGTGGATGGGTGTACAAATCGACTTTCTCAACGTTCCTTTTGATGGGCTAGTTCAAATGGGCTGGCTGAGTCTGCCAATTACGGTAATCTGGCTAGTAGGCATGGCAAATGCTATTAACTGGATTGATGGTCTGGATGGTTTAGCTGCTGGCGTATCTGGAATTGCAGCGGTTGTGATGCTAGTCGTCACACTGTTTATGCAACAACCAGCAGCAGGCCTAATTGCAGCAGCATTGGCTGGTGGAGCGCTAGGATTCCTGCGCTACAACTTTAACCCCGCCCAAATCTTTATGGGAGATGGCGGGGCTTATTTTATGGGATTCACTTTGGCAGGTGTTGGTGTAATTGGTCTAGTCAAAAGCACCGCTGTAACTGCTGTGTTGTTGCCTTACTTGATTCTGGCCGTGCCGATTGTAGATATGTCAGCAGTAATTTTGGCGCGACTACGCCACGGCAAATCGCCTTTTGTTGCCGATAAACGTCATTTGCATCACCGGCTATTACAGGCTGGTCTGTCACAAAGATTGGCGGTTTTATTCATATATTCCTTGACACTATGGGTTGGCAGTTTGGCTCTTGCTTTCGCAGGGGTACCCAGCGGCATTGCTTACGCCTTTGGTGCAACCTCCCTAGTCAGCTACACCAGCTGGCAAGTTTGGAAGCAGGCGCGATAA